The Bacillus sp. B-jedd sequence CCTGCTGGCGCGCCATTTATTTTATTCCCATTCGAACTCATTTTGGAGGTAAGCAATGTTAACGAAAATTGAAGCGTTTATACTCGGGGTAATCCAGGGACTGACGGAGTTTTTGCCAATCAGCTCAACAGGGCACCTGTATCTTGGAAGAAATTTATTCGGCCTGCAGGAAGCCGGGCTGCTGCTCGATACGATGCTCCACGTTGGTACCCTTGTAGCGGTCTTCGTTTTTTACCGTCATGAATTTCTCAAAATCCTCCGCAACCCTTTTGGAAAGCTGACATGGCTCCTCGTCGTCGGAACAATTCCGGCGGTTGCCGTCGGCCTTTTGCTGAAGGATTATATTGATGAAATTTCGAGGACAGGCTCAACGATCGGCTGGGAATTCCTCGTGACCGGCTTGTTTTTATGGATGGCGGATAAGATTAAAAATGGCCGAAAAAAGATGGACGATATTTCGTATAAAGACTCATTCATCATTGGACTTTTCCAGGCGGCGGCAATCATGCCCGCGATTTCCCGCTCTGGATTCACCATCGTAGCGGCGCTTTGGAGGAAGCTCGACCGCGAGACTGCGGCATACTTTTCATTCCTCCTGTCTACTCCGGCAATCGTCGGAGCCGTCGTCCTCCAGTCCTTCGATCTGATGGAGGGCGGAGGCGAAACCATCTCGCTTTCCGCGCTTGCAGTGGGAATTATCTCTTCGGCGATTTTCGGTTATATCGCCGTCAGGTGGATGATTGGATATCTGCGAAATCATTCCTTAAAACCCTTCGCTATTTATGTCTGGGTTTTGGGCGTCATAGTCCTGTTCTTTCAGTTTACAGGCCAGTTTTAGAAGTTTAATACCGTTAGTTTGAATTGTACCCGCCTTGGATTTTCCAGGCGGGTGTTTTTGCAGAAGAAAGGTCTGGGGAGATTATTTGAAGGGACAGCGAAAAAAGTGTAGTTCTTAATAAAGAACAAAAAGGACTGGCGAGGCCCAGTCCTTTTCATTTTACTTTCTATTTACTGTTTCAATACACGCTTGGCACCAACATAACGGTCCTTCCAATATTTCAAATCCATTGACTGGATGGAGACGCCTTTAGAAGTAGTGACCGCGATGAATTTATTTTTGCCAAGGTAGATGCCTACGAAGGAAACTCCTTTACCGCTTGTATTAAAGAAAACGAGATCTCCTTCTTTCAGATCTTTCTTCGCTACCGCTTTTCCTACTTTGTACAGATCATTGGAAGTGCGCGGAAGATTGATCTTTGCAGCTGACTTTTTGTAAACGAATTGAGTGTAACCGGAAGCATCGAAACCTTTCGTAGTTGTTCCGCTCCATTTGTACGGAGTGCCGACATACTTCTTCGCAAATTCAGTTACTTCCTGGCCCCACGAAACGGAAGCCTCCGCCTTTTTGGCAAAAGGAGCAAAAAACATTGAAATTGCCAGCGCGAGAACTGCTCCTCACATGATAAAACTTTTTGTTAATTGATACCGTACTGCCATTTTGATGACCCCCATTTTTATTATTTTGTTTGTTACATCACAATAGTCGATGAGAAGGCAGGCTCCGTTTCAGTTTTTTCACCTGAAGTGTCCGACATTAAATTTGCCGGGGAACGACAAATTTCCCAGGAAATAAGCACGGAGTCTCCTTCCGCTCGCAAAAAAGAAGCAGGATCTGAAATCCTGCTTCTTAGCCGTTAGTCTATTGAATTTCTTCTTATTCACAAGCTTCAAAAAGATTCCGTCGCATTTTTTAATCTACCGTTACTTTTCCTCTTGCCATCTCACGGGCTGAGGCTGCCGCTTTTTCCTTCGCTGCTGCCATGATTGCCGGAACTTCTTTCGGGAAATGGTCAACGCCTTCCGCATAAACCGTATCAAGAACATCCATGCCAAGGAAACGGAGGGCGGTAGTCAGATACTGGTCACCGAAGTTGAAATCCTTCAGCGGGCCTTCGGAATAGATGCCGCCTCGTGTCTGCAAATGAATCGCTTTTCGGCCTGTCAGAAGGCCACGGCGGTTGCCTGGATCAGGATCGAAGGTTTTCCCGGCAATGAACAGATTATCCATGAACGACTTCAGGATGGCTGGCGAACCAAGGTTCCAGATTGGGGACACGAAAACATAATAGTCATTGTCAATAAAGCGGTCGGCAAGCGCGTGCATCGCCTTGATCTGCATCCTCTCCCCTTCGCTCAGCTCCTCCATTGTTTTCCCCATGAAGCTTAGTTTCGCGCGGGCATACAGCATATCCATATCAATTGTTGGAATTTCCATATCATAAAGGTGCATATGTGTGATTTCCACATCAGGCTGCTCCTGCTTGAACGCATCGATAAACGCCTCGCCAAGCTGCATCCCCTTTGAAAATTTGCTGTCCGGCTTTGGAGTAGCCGTAACATAAAGAAGCTTCGCCATCAACATCCCGTCCTTTACATATATTTCAACCTATCCTAATAGTACAGTAAAACCCATCTGTGATTCGTTGAACAATCGGTGAAGTTCTTGAACATTATGTGAACGCATCCGCCCATATCCAATTTTACAATCCGTGCGCGGAATTCTTGAGGGTTGCAAATGATATTCTAACATCTTCATCTAACTGCATGGAGCAGTGCGATTGCCTGTTTTACTCCACCAAACCAAATGAAACTTAACGAAACTCAACAAAGTTTAACGTTTTGTCACATTTCCCACTTCCACTTGTTGCTAATTTGGATTACTATTAAGCTATCATATAAATTGGCCCAATCGTATGACTAAAAATTTTATCGGAGGAGGCTTCATTTGTGGACATGAAAGCGTATACGCCAGATGAAGTAGCCAAGATATTTCAGATTTCAAAGCACACTGTGTATGAGCTTATTAAGCGCGGCGAGCTTCAGGCGTTCAAAGTTGGCAATAAAATGCGCATTGAGCATGAAGAAATCGAGCGCTATAAGGAAAGCATGATCGCTCCGGCCCGCAAGCCAGCGGCCCAAAACGCCCAGCCTATCGAACCGCGGCAGCTTCATGCCCGCCTTGCCGGCAGCCATGATTTCCTAGTCGAACATCTTGTCAAGGAAACATCCGCAACGCTCGGCATGCAAATCCAGCCTACATACATCGGCAGCCTTGAAGGACTGATGATGCTGTACCGGAATCAGGCCGATATCGCCGCGATGCATCTGCTCGATCCGGCTTCTCAGGAGTACAACCTGCCGTTCATTAACCAACTGTTCGTGTATGAAACGATCAGCGTGATGCGTCTCGCTTCGCGGGAGCAGGGCTTCATCGTGGCAAAAGGAAATCCGAAAGGGATTAGCGGATTCGACGACCTTGTCCGCAAAGATATCCGGTTCATCAACCGGCAAAAAGGATCTGGCACGAGGTTCCTGCTTGATTCAAAGCTTCTCGCCGGCGGAATCAGCCCGGCGGATGTCAATGGCTATGAAAACGAAGAATGGACCCATCTTTCGACCGCCTCGCATATCAGCAGGGGCAGCGCCGATGTCGCGTTCGGGATCCGGTCGGCCGCGAGCCATCTCGGCCTTGATTTCATCCCTGTGGCAAAAGAACAATTTGACCTCGTCTTCAGGTGGACCGATGATAACCGCGAAATGCTGGGCAAGCTGGTGGCATTTTTGCAAACAAAAGAATTTAAAGACAGCCTTTCAAACCTCGAAGGATATGACATCAATGAACTCGGCACAATGATTTACGAATCCAACCAACCACAACTGGAGGAATCTGCCAATGTTTAAAAAACGCTTTTTATCTGTATTTATGATCGCCATGCTGCTTCTTTTGGCCGCATGCTCGTCAGGTTCGACAAATGCGTCGAAGCCGGCTGACAAAGAAAAGGAAAAGCCTGCGGACCCGCAGCAGGAAGTCATTCTGGCAACAACAACTAGCACCCAGGACAGCGGTCTCCTTGATGTCCTCATTCCTGAATTCGAGAAAAAGTATAACGCCGATGTAAAAACAATCGCAGTCGGCACCGGACAGGCGCTGGAAATGGGCACGAAAGGCGAAGCCGATGTCCTCCTCGTCCACGCTCCTGAAGCGGAACAGGCTGTCGTCGATGCGGGTGACGCCATCAACCGTAAGCGCGTTATGTACAATGACTTCATCATCGTCGGTCCGAAGAACGACCCAGCCGGCATCAAAGGCCTGCCAACAAAAGATGCTTTCAAAAAGCTCGCTGAAGCAAAGGGCATCTTCGTTTCCCGCGGGGATGATTCTGGCACACATAAAAAAGAACTCGGTATCTGGAAGTCCATTTCTGTAGAACCATCCGGCGACAACTATGTTGAAAGCGGCCAGGGCATGGGCCCAACGCTGCAAATCGCATCTGAAAAAGCAAGCTACACCTTGACAGACCGCGCGACTTACCTTGCACAGGAGAAAAACCTGAAGGATTTCGAAATTGTCGTTGAAGGTGACCCTGACCTGCAAAACATCTATCACGTCATGCAGGTCAACCCTGAAAAACACGATAAAGTCAACGCCAAAGGCGGCGA is a genomic window containing:
- a CDS encoding undecaprenyl-diphosphate phosphatase; protein product: MLTKIEAFILGVIQGLTEFLPISSTGHLYLGRNLFGLQEAGLLLDTMLHVGTLVAVFVFYRHEFLKILRNPFGKLTWLLVVGTIPAVAVGLLLKDYIDEISRTGSTIGWEFLVTGLFLWMADKIKNGRKKMDDISYKDSFIIGLFQAAAIMPAISRSGFTIVAALWRKLDRETAAYFSFLLSTPAIVGAVVLQSFDLMEGGGETISLSALAVGIISSAIFGYIAVRWMIGYLRNHSLKPFAIYVWVLGVIVLFFQFTGQF
- a CDS encoding C40 family peptidase, with product MFFAPFAKKAEASVSWGQEVTEFAKKYVGTPYKWSGTTTKGFDASGYTQFVYKKSAAKINLPRTSNDLYKVGKAVAKKDLKEGDLVFFNTSGKGVSFVGIYLGKNKFIAVTTSKGVSIQSMDLKYWKDRYVGAKRVLKQ
- a CDS encoding FMN-dependent NADH-azoreductase, giving the protein MAKLLYVTATPKPDSKFSKGMQLGEAFIDAFKQEQPDVEITHMHLYDMEIPTIDMDMLYARAKLSFMGKTMEELSEGERMQIKAMHALADRFIDNDYYVFVSPIWNLGSPAILKSFMDNLFIAGKTFDPDPGNRRGLLTGRKAIHLQTRGGIYSEGPLKDFNFGDQYLTTALRFLGMDVLDTVYAEGVDHFPKEVPAIMAAAKEKAAASAREMARGKVTVD
- a CDS encoding helix-turn-helix transcriptional regulator codes for the protein MKAYTPDEVAKIFQISKHTVYELIKRGELQAFKVGNKMRIEHEEIERYKESMIAPARKPAAQNAQPIEPRQLHARLAGSHDFLVEHLVKETSATLGMQIQPTYIGSLEGLMMLYRNQADIAAMHLLDPASQEYNLPFINQLFVYETISVMRLASREQGFIVAKGNPKGISGFDDLVRKDIRFINRQKGSGTRFLLDSKLLAGGISPADVNGYENEEWTHLSTASHISRGSADVAFGIRSAASHLGLDFIPVAKEQFDLVFRWTDDNREMLGKLVAFLQTKEFKDSLSNLEGYDINELGTMIYESNQPQLEESANV
- a CDS encoding substrate-binding domain-containing protein, yielding MFKKRFLSVFMIAMLLLLAACSSGSTNASKPADKEKEKPADPQQEVILATTTSTQDSGLLDVLIPEFEKKYNADVKTIAVGTGQALEMGTKGEADVLLVHAPEAEQAVVDAGDAINRKRVMYNDFIIVGPKNDPAGIKGLPTKDAFKKLAEAKGIFVSRGDDSGTHKKELGIWKSISVEPSGDNYVESGQGMGPTLQIASEKASYTLTDRATYLAQEKNLKDFEIVVEGDPDLQNIYHVMQVNPEKHDKVNAKGGEQFVEFMVADDTQNMIEEFGKKEYGQSLFFKYTE